From the Candidatus Omnitrophota bacterium genome, the window GTCGCAATGGACCTGGCCCGCGAGACCGGGGTGGATGTTATCGCCGCTACCGACGGGATGACTGTGGGGTTGGATAATGAATAAAATATTACTGCATATCTGTTGCGGTATATGCTCCGGTTGGCCGATTGAGAAACTGCGCCAGGACGGCTATGAGGTTACCGGGATATTTTATAACCCTAATATCCATCCGCGGGATGAATATGAGCGCCGTCTGGAAGCGGCCAAGAAAGCCTGTTTTGTCCGCGGTATGGAATTGATAAGCGCGCCTTATGACTGCGAACGCTGGCTCAGCCTGACTGAAGACCTGAAAAATGAGCCTGAAGGCGGGAAACGCTGCTCGCTATGTTACCGCCTGCGCCTGGAGTATACGGCTTTGAAGGCTAAGGAGATGGGGATAGAATATTTCACCACTACGCTTTCCATAAGCCCGCATAAAGACAGCGCCCTTATAAACCGGATCGGCATCGAAATCGCCGGCGACGGGTTCAAGGAATATGATTTTAAAAAGGCGGATGGTTTCAAAAAATCCAATCGATTTTCACTGGAACACGGATTGTACAGGCAGAATTACTGCGGATGTTCTTATAACATGAGGTAAAGGCGATGATAAGAAAAATACTGGCGTCAATAAACGCGAAAAGCATAATCGGTTTATTCCTTATCGTGTTCGTCATTTTGATGGCGATAACTTTTGCCAATGTCAGGTATCAAAGCGAGATCCTGCAAAAGAAAGAGCTGGAGAGCGCCAACACCTTGGCGGATATTATACTCAGCGCGATGCGTTATCCCATGCTTAACGGCGACCAGGACATAATCCAGCGGCAGTTCGATAGTTATCGCGTTAATCTTAAAGGGGTC encodes:
- a CDS encoding epoxyqueuosine reductase QueH; this translates as MNKILLHICCGICSGWPIEKLRQDGYEVTGIFYNPNIHPRDEYERRLEAAKKACFVRGMELISAPYDCERWLSLTEDLKNEPEGGKRCSLCYRLRLEYTALKAKEMGIEYFTTTLSISPHKDSALINRIGIEIAGDGFKEYDFKKADGFKKSNRFSLEHGLYRQNYCGCSYNMR